One Candidatus Bathyarchaeota archaeon DNA segment encodes these proteins:
- a CDS encoding carbohydrate ABC transporter permease, translated as MTEKKPSIVKKLKAKRFTIIVHLIAWIIAFIWIIPFLGVFMSSIRPYEEVQFGWWNFQNANFTLGSYVDAWVGETSSVPLSNAILNSLIVTISATFIPIIVASLAAYSFARFSFRIKDLLFLVIVLLQTIPQQMVILPIFNLMNSLRLLNTYIGLILLHTAFGLPWQILFLRNFFSTLPVEVEEAARVDGASYFKIFYKIVLPMSLPALASITALQFVWVWNDFFFALTMIQSPTMKLVPQTIPLIFSRFEPNWSLLSAASIIAMIIPIAIYVALQKYYVRGITTGAVKG; from the coding sequence TTGACAGAAAAAAAACCTTCTATTGTCAAAAAGTTGAAAGCAAAGAGGTTTACCATTATAGTTCATCTAATTGCATGGATAATAGCGTTCATTTGGATCATACCGTTTTTAGGGGTTTTCATGTCTTCTATAAGGCCCTACGAAGAGGTGCAGTTTGGTTGGTGGAATTTCCAAAACGCAAATTTTACTCTGGGAAGTTATGTTGATGCTTGGGTCGGCGAAACATCTAGTGTTCCTCTAAGCAACGCGATTTTAAACTCTCTAATAGTGACTATATCTGCAACTTTTATACCAATAATTGTCGCTTCTCTGGCAGCATACTCCTTTGCACGGTTTTCGTTTCGCATAAAGGATCTGCTATTCCTTGTTATAGTCCTCCTTCAAACTATTCCTCAACAAATGGTTATTTTACCAATCTTCAACCTGATGAACAGCTTACGTCTCTTGAATACATACATAGGATTGATATTGCTCCATACAGCCTTTGGTCTTCCATGGCAGATACTCTTTCTGAGGAACTTCTTCTCCACACTTCCTGTAGAGGTTGAGGAGGCTGCCAGAGTCGATGGCGCGTCCTATTTCAAAATCTTCTACAAAATAGTTCTTCCAATGAGCCTGCCAGCCTTAGCTTCCATAACAGCTCTTCAATTCGTATGGGTTTGGAACGATTTCTTCTTCGCTCTAACAATGATTCAAAGCCCAACCATGAAGTTGGTACCACAAACAATACCTCTCATTTTTTCGAGATTCGAACCCAACTGGAGCCTCTTGTCCGCCGCGTCGATAATAGCCATGATCATACCAATCGCCATCTACGTAGCACTCCAAAAATACTACGTAAGAGGTATTACTACAGGGGCTGTTAAAGGCTAA
- a CDS encoding translation initiation factor IF-5A: protein MSKPVDVGTLRVGGYVIVDNEPCRVASLTKSKPGKHGAAKARVVAIGVFDGSKKTLVKPVDAQIEVPLIEKRSGQILALLPNAVQIMDLENYEVFEAAHPDEEALKQKLASGVEVEYWRILGRTKIMRTKG, encoded by the coding sequence ATGAGTAAACCTGTTGACGTTGGAACTTTACGTGTCGGCGGATACGTGATTGTTGACAACGAACCATGCCGCGTTGCAAGCCTCACAAAGTCCAAGCCTGGCAAACACGGCGCGGCTAAAGCGCGAGTTGTAGCTATAGGAGTTTTCGACGGCAGTAAGAAAACTCTTGTCAAACCTGTGGACGCGCAGATAGAAGTGCCTCTAATTGAAAAAAGAAGTGGTCAAATTCTCGCTCTGTTGCCAAACGCTGTTCAAATAATGGACTTGGAGAACTATGAGGTTTTTGAGGCAGCGCACCCTGACGAAGAAGCGCTGAAACAGAAGTTGGCGTCTGGTGTCGAGGTTGAATACTGGCGCATCTTGGGGAGAACTAAAATAATGCGAACCAAGGGTTAG
- a CDS encoding ABC transporter ATP-binding protein — protein sequence MARVLLKNVKKQFGEVIAVNKLNLEAKDKEFLVLLGPSGCGKTTVLRCIAGLETPDEGEIYIGERLVNDLDPKERDIALVFQSYALYPHMNVFSNLAFPLENAKVPRDEIKKRVRQVSELLKIEALLDRKPKQLSGGQRQRVALGRAMIREPYVFLMDEPLSNLDAKLRVYMRAELKKLQKEVGITTIYVTHDQVEAMTMGDKVAILNEGILQQVDTPDRIYFHPSNVFVAGFIGTPPTNFFDCNLIRGVPCTLDTGEFSYPLPEHVAEAVKKCTSDACVLGVRPQDILVYKDAKGKKGLIKTVLDVTEPLGDKQILNLKIGDYLVKALVSPDFEAEIGDELWIEFPADKVYVFDKKTGEILT from the coding sequence TTGGCTAGGGTACTACTTAAAAATGTGAAAAAGCAGTTCGGCGAAGTTATCGCAGTTAACAAGCTCAACTTGGAGGCTAAAGATAAAGAGTTTCTAGTTCTTTTGGGTCCTTCAGGATGTGGCAAGACTACTGTTCTACGCTGTATTGCAGGCCTCGAGACTCCGGACGAAGGAGAAATCTACATCGGGGAGAGGCTTGTAAATGACCTGGACCCTAAAGAAAGGGATATAGCCTTGGTCTTTCAGAGTTATGCGCTTTATCCTCATATGAACGTGTTCTCAAACCTTGCTTTTCCTCTAGAAAATGCTAAGGTTCCTAGGGATGAGATAAAGAAGAGGGTTCGTCAAGTTTCCGAACTGTTGAAGATAGAGGCACTTCTTGACAGAAAGCCGAAGCAATTAAGTGGAGGTCAAAGACAGAGGGTAGCTTTAGGAAGGGCGATGATTAGAGAGCCCTACGTTTTCCTTATGGATGAACCCCTCAGCAACTTGGATGCTAAGCTAAGGGTTTACATGCGAGCTGAACTCAAGAAGTTGCAGAAAGAAGTTGGAATTACAACAATCTATGTCACTCATGACCAGGTTGAAGCCATGACAATGGGAGACAAGGTTGCCATCCTAAATGAAGGAATACTACAACAAGTTGATACTCCAGATAGAATATACTTTCATCCATCCAACGTATTTGTAGCAGGGTTTATAGGCACCCCTCCCACCAACTTCTTCGATTGTAACTTGATAAGGGGAGTTCCTTGCACTCTCGACACTGGAGAGTTTAGTTATCCTCTGCCTGAACATGTGGCGGAAGCAGTAAAGAAGTGTACATCCGATGCATGTGTACTGGGCGTGAGACCACAAGATATCCTTGTTTATAAGGATGCGAAAGGAAAGAAAGGGCTAATCAAAACCGTACTCGATGTGACAGAGCCTCTTGGAGATAAGCAGATACTCAACCTGAAGATAGGTGACTATCTAGTCAAAGCTTTGGTGAGCCCTGATTTTGAAGCAGAAATAGGAGACGAGTTGTGGATTGAGTTCCCAGCGGACAAGGTATATGTATTCGACAAGAAAACGGGTGAGATACTAACATAA
- a CDS encoding extracellular solute-binding protein translates to MSANNKMMDWILAILLIVVIIVSGLSVYYSTTTVTKMDDNYADLLEAIRNSNASSSIFSEAILKALEEIALGLNITLPLTIITQASPTQGEVNLTVSFRAMAIGGTPPYTYEWDFDDQTPTNNERDPIHVYTNASTYTATVLVTDSEQETALDSVTIRVTSAEALTVFSLWGGSEEENFLQALGNFTEDTGIEVNHYSYTTQELLIGVPMQLRAGYSIADVVIAPWPAWILELAPYLTSVNDIINSTKYPANTINAVKDANDVIWAAPFKLSGKPGFWYKKSFFSDNGLTVPTTYDEFKTLLVTIQGIAGIEQAVASGDTVGWPLSDTTEAFIMGLGGYQLQEELITGPSARNWTDTEVRNVFGNLTELLAAGYFSAPAEWTSQITKFWDEKYGIYFMGSWMTTMEQIGDVSDLDFFGFPGTDGVAGSVDYLILPKDAPNPNEAAQLVEWLAGAEAQEIMVGLGGFFGTNIDVPDTAYLPLDKKVLDFISQATIHIVSDLDDAVGGKFQTTFWDQLKLLWVDPTPSTLDDVLAVLEAAALEQQT, encoded by the coding sequence ATGTCAGCTAATAACAAAATGATGGACTGGATCTTGGCGATTTTGCTTATAGTAGTCATCATAGTGTCTGGCTTGAGCGTCTACTACTCAACAACCACTGTAACTAAGATGGACGATAACTACGCAGATCTATTGGAAGCAATCAGGAACAGTAACGCATCATCATCCATATTTTCGGAAGCAATATTGAAAGCATTAGAAGAAATTGCGCTTGGTCTTAATATAACACTGCCACTGACAATTATAACCCAGGCATCTCCAACTCAGGGTGAAGTGAATTTAACCGTGTCCTTCCGAGCAATGGCCATTGGAGGTACACCTCCTTACACTTATGAATGGGACTTCGACGACCAAACACCTACAAATAACGAACGTGATCCAATTCACGTATATACTAATGCATCAACATACACAGCCACGGTTCTAGTTACCGATAGCGAACAAGAAACTGCCTTAGACAGCGTAACTATAAGGGTAACTAGCGCCGAAGCACTCACTGTTTTCAGCTTATGGGGTGGAAGCGAAGAAGAGAACTTCCTGCAGGCTTTGGGTAACTTCACAGAGGACACTGGCATAGAGGTTAATCACTACTCCTACACAACTCAAGAACTTTTGATCGGTGTGCCGATGCAGCTTAGAGCAGGATATTCCATAGCCGACGTCGTAATAGCCCCGTGGCCAGCTTGGATTCTGGAACTGGCACCATACCTCACAAGTGTGAACGACATAATCAACTCCACAAAGTATCCCGCGAACACTATCAATGCAGTGAAGGATGCCAATGATGTCATATGGGCTGCTCCGTTCAAGCTCTCAGGAAAGCCGGGCTTCTGGTACAAGAAATCTTTCTTCTCGGACAACGGGTTGACTGTTCCCACAACCTATGACGAGTTCAAGACTCTGCTGGTAACCATTCAAGGCATAGCTGGAATTGAGCAAGCTGTAGCCAGTGGTGACACTGTTGGATGGCCTCTTTCGGACACAACTGAAGCGTTCATAATGGGTCTTGGTGGCTATCAGCTTCAGGAGGAACTGATAACTGGTCCAAGCGCGCGGAATTGGACAGACACTGAGGTTAGAAATGTCTTTGGAAATCTGACGGAGTTGTTGGCGGCTGGTTACTTCAGCGCTCCGGCGGAATGGACATCGCAGATAACAAAGTTCTGGGACGAAAAGTATGGCATATACTTCATGGGTAGTTGGATGACAACCATGGAACAAATAGGAGACGTAAGCGACCTAGACTTCTTCGGATTCCCAGGAACAGATGGGGTAGCAGGCTCAGTAGACTACTTGATACTACCAAAGGATGCACCAAATCCAAATGAGGCTGCGCAACTGGTTGAATGGCTCGCAGGAGCCGAAGCGCAAGAGATTATGGTTGGTTTGGGCGGATTCTTCGGAACGAACATCGATGTCCCCGACACGGCCTATCTGCCGCTCGACAAGAAAGTACTGGACTTCATCTCTCAAGCAACAATCCACATTGTCTCCGACCTTGACGACGCCGTTGGCGGTAAGTTCCAAACAACCTTCTGGGACCAACTGAAGCTACTCTGGGTTGACCCAACACCGTCCACGCTAGATGACGTGTTAGCTGTCCTGGAAGCAGCAGCGTTGGAACAACAGACATAA
- a CDS encoding DNA primase large subunit PriL: protein MAKYPFLPQARRHIAELGIDINDLGELESIVNRAEVRIAATFEFLAHVQNQVPYKRSEVEIASFPVAILMVTGVKDKILTERYALSEARKIHSYLLKEKDEFILEIAESFEWDIHPSKQEPFSYTVHFVNYLNNATRGRLVHAPEWKLVNRQLDKGQVSVTRNEVCRLLQEEIKKYIEDRTKEKIMSIPQVIQDVIEEIKAEFLKRKPHLTEFDQKIRAEESEYPPCIMNLLDRTTKGQHLSHAERFTLVTYLFNQGISVDRIVNLFSNVADFREDKTRYQVEHLAGQRGSRTPYKTYNCSTLQTHGICVNPNDPVCKTIRNPLTYHLRKKTVEEKTQ from the coding sequence ATGGCAAAATATCCTTTTCTACCTCAAGCAAGAAGGCATATTGCTGAATTAGGCATTGATATAAACGATCTTGGAGAACTTGAAAGTATTGTCAATCGGGCAGAGGTTAGAATAGCAGCCACTTTTGAATTCTTAGCACACGTGCAAAATCAGGTGCCATATAAGAGATCAGAGGTTGAGATTGCTTCGTTTCCTGTTGCGATATTAATGGTTACAGGTGTGAAAGACAAAATCCTTACTGAAAGATATGCTTTATCAGAAGCAAGGAAAATCCACAGTTACCTCTTGAAAGAGAAAGATGAATTTATACTAGAAATAGCAGAATCCTTTGAATGGGATATCCATCCATCAAAACAAGAACCTTTTTCATATACAGTGCATTTTGTGAACTACTTAAACAACGCAACTAGAGGAAGACTAGTTCATGCTCCAGAATGGAAATTGGTGAATAGGCAACTTGATAAGGGTCAGGTATCTGTAACTAGAAATGAGGTTTGCAGGCTTCTTCAAGAGGAGATAAAGAAATACATAGAAGACAGAACTAAGGAAAAAATTATGAGCATTCCTCAGGTTATCCAAGACGTTATTGAAGAAATCAAAGCTGAATTTCTGAAAAGAAAACCTCACTTGACAGAATTCGATCAGAAAATACGGGCTGAGGAGTCAGAGTATCCTCCTTGCATTATGAATCTTTTGGATAGAACAACTAAAGGACAACATCTTTCCCATGCTGAGAGGTTCACTTTGGTGACATACCTATTTAATCAAGGCATTAGTGTAGATAGGATTGTCAACCTGTTTTCAAATGTTGCAGACTTTAGAGAAGACAAAACACGATATCAAGTGGAACATCTTGCAGGTCAAAGAGGGAGCAGAACTCCATATAAAACTTACAATTGTTCAACTCTGCAAACTCATGGTATTTGTGTGAATCCAAATGATCCAGTCTGTAAAACTATAAGGAACCCTTTGACATATCATCTCAGAAAGAAAACTGTTGAAGAAAAAACGCAATAG
- a CDS encoding DUF365 domain-containing protein — MSNISGAIFPILPENVKSLFDEKKEAFVKFTKFLRLERGSKIVFYTSGKLIGEGTIERIERMEPQTAWIRYKSQIFLTKDQYDNYVVRSPISGEERRTVAITILFLKRLKKYNQPLRMFYSTASFTHRNLQRLASNFSLL; from the coding sequence TTGAGTAATATCTCTGGAGCTATTTTCCCAATCTTACCTGAGAATGTTAAATCTCTTTTCGATGAAAAGAAAGAGGCTTTTGTTAAGTTCACCAAGTTCTTAAGGCTTGAAAGAGGTTCAAAGATAGTCTTCTATACATCTGGAAAGTTGATAGGAGAAGGAACCATTGAGAGGATTGAAAGAATGGAGCCACAAACTGCTTGGATTCGTTACAAAAGCCAGATTTTTCTGACCAAAGATCAGTATGACAACTATGTTGTTAGATCACCAATAAGTGGGGAAGAACGGAGAACAGTAGCTATCACAATATTATTTTTGAAGAGACTAAAGAAATACAATCAGCCCCTCCGTATGTTTTATTCCACTGCATCTTTCACACATAGAAACTTGCAGAGGCTGGCTTCGAATTTCTCACTACTATAG
- a CDS encoding glycosyltransferase gives MHCVSFNKISLDEYTPIVGKVKIEEIKELAESLVGKKVRHVNSTSFGGGVAEILHRLVPLMCDVGLKAEWTVIKGSDKFFNVTKALHNGLQGMNIPLTEDMKKTYLKFNKINAREFDSDHDLVVIHDYQPAAIMNYLPIRRGRWTWRCHIDLSHPNQQFIDFISPFILKYNSLIFTMKQFVQEPLKSRKTFIIPPSIDPLSTKNKPLPENLIFSILDKYDVDHEKPIITQVARFDPWKDPLGVIDVYRLVKKKVTNVQLLLIASMAKDDPEGWIYYEKTARHAAEDYDIHLLSDLNGVGNIEVNAFQRASDVILQKSIREGFGLTVTEALWKGVPVVGSNVGGIPLQIINGEIGFLIDSIEEAAEKTLYLLKHPSEAREMGKKGREHILKNFLITRHLKDYLSLFRSI, from the coding sequence ATGCACTGTGTTTCCTTCAACAAAATCTCTCTCGACGAGTATACACCAATAGTTGGGAAGGTGAAAATAGAAGAAATCAAAGAGTTGGCAGAAAGCCTAGTTGGAAAGAAAGTACGTCATGTAAACTCTACATCTTTCGGTGGTGGGGTAGCTGAAATTCTTCACAGGCTAGTTCCCCTAATGTGCGACGTGGGACTTAAAGCTGAATGGACAGTGATTAAAGGTTCAGACAAATTCTTCAATGTGACAAAAGCTCTTCACAACGGGCTTCAAGGCATGAATATCCCTTTGACAGAGGATATGAAAAAAACTTATCTGAAGTTCAATAAGATAAACGCCCGAGAGTTTGATTCAGATCACGATCTAGTTGTGATACATGATTACCAACCAGCCGCAATTATGAATTACCTCCCAATTAGAAGAGGAAGGTGGACTTGGCGCTGCCACATTGATCTATCCCATCCAAATCAACAATTCATTGATTTTATCAGTCCATTTATACTAAAATATAATTCACTAATCTTCACCATGAAGCAGTTTGTACAAGAACCCTTAAAATCGAGGAAAACATTCATCATCCCTCCTTCTATAGATCCTTTGAGCACAAAGAACAAACCTCTTCCTGAAAACCTTATTTTTTCAATCTTAGACAAATACGATGTAGATCATGAAAAACCAATAATAACTCAAGTTGCTAGATTTGACCCATGGAAGGATCCATTAGGAGTTATTGATGTTTACAGGTTGGTTAAAAAGAAAGTAACTAACGTTCAACTATTATTGATAGCTAGCATGGCTAAAGATGACCCAGAAGGATGGATATACTATGAAAAAACTGCTCGGCATGCAGCAGAAGATTATGATATACATTTACTCTCAGATTTGAATGGTGTTGGAAATATCGAAGTCAATGCGTTCCAAAGAGCTTCAGATGTTATTTTGCAGAAATCCATACGCGAGGGATTTGGCCTTACTGTAACTGAAGCGCTGTGGAAAGGCGTGCCTGTAGTGGGCAGCAATGTTGGAGGTATTCCACTACAGATAATCAATGGTGAAATCGGATTTTTGATAGATAGTATCGAAGAAGCGGCTGAGAAAACCCTTTATCTCCTTAAACACCCAAGCGAAGCAAGAGAGATGGGAAAGAAAGGGAGAGAGCACATTTTAAAGAACTTCTTAATCACAAGACACTTGAAAGACTATCTCTCGCTGTTTCGTTCAATTTAA
- a CDS encoding sugar ABC transporter permease produces the protein MSHHIKTPLFFLIPAFLLLALFVFYPMVDTIYMSFVDQDGNFVGLGNYEKVFGTRIYPLVNTKNVALGKFPMGALVHNIFWIAIHLPLCVFFGLLLAVLLRDVKGGSIMKSVIFLGMVIPLIVGGVLVRFILDRDAGILNGILRVIGLGAYATDWTFYPNTALITVILGSVWLWTGFAMIVYSAGLEGIPVELYEAAKIDGASRWKTFWRITVPMLRSSTITVVTMTLLWELKIFDVIYIVTNAGPGGASDVMAFRMYIEAFQYPPNYGTATAIATVLTIMTFGFAAYMVNRMTKS, from the coding sequence ATGAGTCATCACATAAAAACCCCTCTATTTTTTCTAATTCCGGCTTTTTTACTGCTTGCTCTTTTCGTATTTTACCCCATGGTTGATACAATTTATATGAGCTTTGTTGACCAAGATGGCAATTTTGTTGGGCTTGGCAACTATGAAAAAGTTTTTGGCACAAGAATTTACCCTTTAGTGAATACTAAGAATGTTGCCTTGGGAAAGTTTCCAATGGGTGCTCTAGTTCATAACATTTTTTGGATAGCAATCCATCTTCCTTTATGTGTCTTCTTTGGTCTTCTCTTAGCGGTACTTCTAAGAGATGTTAAGGGCGGTTCAATAATGAAGTCCGTTATTTTCTTGGGGATGGTGATCCCGCTGATAGTTGGCGGTGTACTGGTGCGTTTCATCCTTGACAGAGACGCTGGTATATTGAACGGCATCCTTAGAGTAATAGGGCTTGGAGCGTACGCGACCGATTGGACTTTCTATCCTAACACTGCTCTAATTACTGTGATACTAGGTTCGGTGTGGTTGTGGACCGGTTTCGCAATGATAGTGTACTCCGCTGGTCTTGAGGGAATACCGGTAGAGTTGTATGAAGCCGCCAAGATAGATGGAGCATCACGTTGGAAAACCTTTTGGCGCATAACAGTCCCAATGCTCAGGTCTTCGACCATAACAGTTGTCACCATGACGTTGCTGTGGGAGCTAAAAATTTTTGACGTAATTTACATAGTAACCAACGCAGGACCAGGCGGTGCAAGCGATGTTATGGCCTTTCGGATGTACATCGAGGCTTTCCAATACCCCCCCAACTATGGCACAGCCACGGCCATAGCCACTGTACTAACCATCATGACTTTCGGATTTGCGGCATATATGGTTAACAGGATGACGAAAAGTTGA
- a CDS encoding NAD(+)/NADH kinase, which produces MTFKSVGLTARNDKKKALDLAKKLLNHLEERGLNVIVDPEIAERINKADFAVPLEEWKPDFIITVGGDGTILRTCIHVPKPEPPILAINMGERGFLAEVSPEDALPAMDRTLKGEFTLEYCKKLSASVEGEVLPDALNEVFISADAPVKLLYADLWKDGDRILDCRADGILVASPTGSTGYSIAAGGPVLDPETAVFVLTPVCPLTPFPPIVFSENSTLTVEIERPRTVLVVVDGYYRRLVEKRKPRVTVTKSDNVTSFIRFKKEFYRRLKSRLLYPKGKLC; this is translated from the coding sequence ATGACGTTTAAAAGTGTCGGGTTAACGGCGCGAAATGACAAGAAAAAAGCGTTAGACCTAGCTAAAAAACTATTGAATCATCTAGAAGAAAGAGGGCTAAACGTAATCGTTGACCCTGAAATCGCAGAGCGCATCAATAAAGCTGACTTTGCTGTACCCCTTGAAGAATGGAAACCAGACTTTATCATCACCGTCGGAGGCGACGGAACCATCCTAAGAACATGCATCCACGTTCCAAAACCTGAACCCCCAATACTCGCCATCAACATGGGTGAACGAGGCTTTCTAGCTGAAGTATCTCCAGAAGACGCTTTGCCAGCCATGGATAGAACCCTCAAAGGAGAGTTTACGCTTGAATACTGCAAGAAACTGTCTGCTTCTGTTGAAGGCGAAGTGTTGCCAGATGCGTTAAACGAAGTTTTTATTTCTGCAGACGCCCCAGTTAAGCTGTTGTATGCAGATCTTTGGAAAGACGGTGACAGGATTTTAGACTGTCGAGCAGACGGAATTCTGGTTGCGTCGCCGACTGGTTCAACAGGATATTCAATAGCGGCAGGCGGACCAGTTTTAGACCCTGAAACCGCCGTGTTCGTCCTCACACCCGTATGTCCACTCACACCGTTTCCTCCAATCGTTTTTTCTGAGAATTCAACACTTACGGTGGAGATAGAGAGACCCCGCACAGTATTAGTGGTGGTTGATGGGTATTATCGTAGGCTTGTTGAGAAGCGAAAGCCTCGTGTGACGGTTACGAAGTCGGATAATGTAACTTCGTTTATTCGTTTTAAAAAGGAATTTTATCGACGGCTTAAGAGTCGGTTGTTGTATCCGAAGGGAAAACTGTGCTGA
- a CDS encoding deoxyhypusine synthase, with translation MKDVKHIQLTRGITVAQLIKEMDACGVLGAGKIGKAAKLVTRMFKNPDYTVFLTLAGALVPGGLRNIIAQLIAKGHVNVVVTTGANMVHDMVEALGYRHKVGTFRAEDKQLKRKDIGRIADIYIEHKVFKDLEKWLYRILEEIPEQKRQRISPSELLLEIGKRIDDEDSILATAARKNVPVICPGLPDSIAGFQLWIYGQDKKLVLDPLGDVSKLVGEVYEAKKSGIIILGGGLPKHFALFANTFREGVDLAVQITMDRPEPGGLSGASLEEAISWSKVKSEENTVTVISDATIAFPLIVAAALEEV, from the coding sequence TTGAAAGATGTAAAACATATACAACTTACGCGTGGAATCACCGTTGCTCAACTGATTAAGGAGATGGATGCTTGCGGAGTTTTGGGCGCTGGAAAAATAGGGAAAGCGGCGAAGCTAGTAACAAGAATGTTCAAGAACCCAGACTACACCGTCTTCTTAACCTTAGCCGGCGCGCTTGTTCCCGGCGGCTTGAGAAACATAATTGCTCAGCTCATCGCGAAAGGACACGTAAACGTGGTTGTAACAACTGGCGCTAATATGGTTCACGACATGGTTGAAGCTTTAGGCTACAGACACAAAGTCGGCACATTCAGAGCTGAAGACAAACAGTTAAAGAGGAAAGACATTGGCAGGATCGCTGACATTTACATAGAACACAAAGTCTTCAAAGACTTAGAGAAGTGGCTTTACCGTATTCTTGAAGAAATACCGGAGCAGAAACGTCAACGAATTTCCCCTTCCGAACTACTTCTGGAAATCGGAAAGCGGATAGATGACGAAGACTCTATTTTGGCAACGGCTGCAAGAAAAAACGTGCCAGTAATTTGCCCTGGCCTGCCTGACTCGATAGCAGGATTTCAGCTTTGGATTTACGGACAAGACAAAAAGCTAGTTCTTGACCCTCTCGGCGACGTATCCAAGCTCGTGGGTGAGGTTTATGAGGCTAAAAAATCGGGTATCATAATTCTGGGTGGTGGGTTGCCGAAGCATTTTGCGTTGTTTGCGAATACTTTTCGTGAGGGCGTGGATTTGGCGGTTCAGATTACTATGGACAGGCCTGAGCCAGGCGGTTTAAGTGGTGCGTCTTTGGAGGAGGCTATTAGTTGGAGTAAAGTCAAATCTGAAGAGAACACTGTCACGGTTATCTCTGATGCCACTATCGCGTTTCCGCTTATCGTTGCTGCTGCTTTAGAAGAGGTCTAA